A segment of the Methylomonas paludis genome:
AAACGTTCACCACTTCTTCGCCTAAACGGGCAAAATCTGCGGAGAGAATGGAGGGGGCAATTAAATCTGCAGCCATTTTTTGATCCTCAAGGTTTGGTAAAAAAGGCTATTATAGCGTGATTACGGACATTGCTAAAAGCTGAATAAAATCCGGAGATATACCGTGCGGATATTGTCGGCTTGGCCAGGGCTGTTTTACCCGGATTGTCCATCCACATACCAACCAGAGGATACTTATGGCCGCCACCGCTTCCAATATGCTGCCACTGGGTAGCATCGCTCCCGATTTCAACCTGCCCGATACCACCACCGGCAAAACTTTCAGATTGTCTGATCTGCAAGGTCGGCTCGGTACAGTGGTGATGTTCATCTGCAACCATTGCCCGTTTGTACTGCATATTAAACAGCAGTTACAGGCCATACCACGCCAGTACACGCCGCTGGGCATCAGCTTTATCGCAATTAGTGCCAACGATATCGACAATTATCCGCAAGATGCCCCGGATAAAATGCAGGCTCTGATGGCAGAGTGGGGTAATCCCTTTGCTGCCTATTTATACGACGAGAGCCAGCAAGTGGCAAAAGCTTATCAGGCCGCCTGTACACCCGATATTTATCTGTTTGATGCATATTTGAATTGTGTGTATCGCGGTCGTCTGGATGCCTCCACCCCGCAAAATAACCAGCCAGTCACCGGGCAGGACTTGCGTAATGCGCTGGATCAATTGTTGGCCGGTCAAACCATCAGTGCCGAACAAACCCCCAGCATCGGTTGCAATATCAAATGGAAAAATGCCTGACAGCCAGGCGCCTAAGTTAATACTTAGCCTCCAACATGACACCCAAACATTTCAAATTTACGCATGACTAAAAAAACCGTTATCTTTCTTGCCATAGCTGCATTAGCCTTGCTGGCGGGTATATTTGCCCAGCGGATTCAGCAACTCAGCGAACAAACAGCTGCCACCGCGCCGCCTATTGAATTCAGCTTGCCGGATATCGACGATAAGCCCCATGCTATCAGCGAATGGCGCGGTAAATTTCTGGTGGTGAATTTTTGGGCATCCTGGTGTGGGCCTTGCATCAAAGAAATCCCCGAATTCATCAATATGCAAACCGAGCTGCAAGCCCAGGGTGTTCAGTTTATTGGTGTGGCTATCGAAGAAAAAGCGGCTGTGCTGGATTATCTGGCTCGTGTCCACATTAATTACCCTATTCTGGTTGCCGGAGAAGCCGGCCTGAGCCTGGCATACCGGCTGGGCAATATAATCAACGCCGTGCCGTTCAGCATTATCGTCAATCCTACGGGTCAAATTATCCATCATCAGCCCGGGGAATTAAGCAAAGACAAGCTGCTTTCTGTCCTTGCTCCCCTGCTGAATAAACCCAAAGCAGAATAATTTCGGTTTATTAACAGATTATCTGGACAATAGCCCACAAATTAGGCAAAATTTGCGCCTTTAAGGTTTTATCGTTTACCACCTGCTATGGCGCAAATCACCGTACTTAACGGCCCTAACTTAAACCTACTAGGTATCAGAGAGCCAGGGATTTACGGCACAACAAGTTTGGCGGATATTCAAACCAATCTGGAGCATCTGGCTGCCGATTTAAAGCTAGAGCTTGCTTTTGTGCAAAGCAATGCCGAGCATGTCCTGGTGGAACACATTCACGCCGCCTATCTGCAACATACTGATTTCATTATCATCAATCCTGCCGCTTTTACCCATACCAGTGTGGCGTTACGCGATGCCTTACTTGCCACCAAAATTCCGTTCATAGAGGTACATTTATCCAATGTCCATGCACGGGAGGCTTTTCGAACACATTCGTATTTTTCAGACATCGCCGTTGGCGTTATCTGTGGATTAGGTGCCAATGGTTATCTGCTGGCGCTGCAAGCTGCTCATCAATTTTTACAAGAGAGAACTCAGAACAATGGATATTAGAAAAATAAAAAAACTCATCGATCTCATCGAGGAATCCGATATTGCTGAGATAGAGATTACTGAAGGTGAAGAGTCAGTCCGAATCAACCGCTATTCATCGGCTCCTGCTCCGCAATATAGCCATTATGCGCCACCTGCACCCGCCGCTGCACCAGCGCCTGCTCCTGCCGTGCCGCTGGTTTCGGCAACAGCTGCCCCGGTCGAAGAAAAAATCCTTGGTCATCAAGTACTGTCACCTATGGTCGGCACGTTTTACCGCTCGGCTTCACCGGGCTCAGGATCATTTGTCGAAATCGGTCACACTGTTACTGTTGGTCAGACTTTGTGCATCATAGAAGCCATGAAAATTCTGAATCAAATTGAATCAGATAAAAGTGGAAAAATTAAACAAATTCTGGTGGAAAACGGTCATCCCGTCGAGTACGGTCAACCATTGTTCGTTATAGAATAAATTGCCACTGGGGGAACTATGTTCGAGAAAATTGTTATCGCCAATCGCGGCGAGATTGCATTGCGTATTTTACGCGCTTGCCGTGAACTGGGCGTCAAAACTGTCGCCGTCTATTCGCAAGCTGATCGTGATCTAAAACACGTGCGTCTGGCTGATGAAGCCGTCTGTATTGGCCCGGCACCTTCCGCATTAAGTTATTTGAATATCCCGGCTATTATCAGTGCTGCAGAAGTAACTGATGCTCAAGCCATTCATCCCGGTTATGGTTTTCTGTCGGAAAATGCCGATTTTTCTGAAAAAGTCAGCCAAAGCGGTTTTGTGTTTATCGGCCCCAAAGCGGATACTATTCGCATGATGGGCGATAAAATCTCCGCCAAAAAAGCCATGATTGCTGCCGGTATCCCTTGTGTACCGGGCAATGGTGAACCTTTGGGCGATGACGATGCCGCCAACCTGAAACTGGCCCGGGAGGTTGGTTATCCAGTCATCATCAAAGCCGCCGGTGGTGGCGGTGGTCGTGGTATGCGCACCGTGCATACCGAATCACATCTGATCAGCTCCATTAATCTGACCAAAGGCGAAGCGGCTGCTGCATTCGGCAACCCCACCGTGTATATGGAAAAATTTCTGGAAGACCCGCGCCATATCGAGTTTCAAGTGATGGCCGACTCTCACGGTAACGCCATCCATCTGGGTGAGCGGGATTGCTCCATGCAGCGCCGCCATCAGAAAGTGGTGGAGGAAGCTCCGGCACCGGGTATTACACCGGAACAGCGGCAAAGAATGGGTGAGCGTTGTGCACAGGCCTGCCGCGACATTGGCTATCTGGGGGCCGGTACTTTTGAGTTTTTATATGAAAAAGGCGAGTTCTTTTTTATCGAAATGAACACCAGGGTACAGGTGGAGCATCCGGTTACTGAAATGATCACCGGCTTTGATATCGTCAAAGAACAGCTTCGAGTAGCTGCCGGCGAACGTCTGTCCATCACTCAGGATCAGGTGACATTCACCGGTCATGCGGTGGAATGCCGTCTCAACGCAGAAGACCCGCAAACCTTTATGCCTTGTCCCGGCCTGATCGATCAGTTCCACATGCCGGGTGGCCCGGGTATCCGCTGCGAAACCCATATCTACAACGGTTACCGGGTGCCGCCGTATTACGATTCCATGATAGGCAAATTAATTGCTCATGGTGAAGACCGCGCCAGCGCCATTGCCAGAATGAGAACCGCTCTGAGTGAAATGGTTATCGACGGTATCAAAACCAATATTCCCTTGCAGCAAATGATTATGTCCGATGCGGCTTTTGCCGCCGGCGGCCAAAATATTCATTATCTGGAAAAGAAATTGGGTATTCATTAATGTAGAGAGGGCACGCTGTCGTGTGTCCTTCATAAACCCCCGCCCCCTTTTCTCAAAGGGGGGCGGGGGTTGCTTGGCTTAAACTGAAAGCATTTATTATGCAAAAAGTGGAATCCGCAAACATAGCTTTTGAAAAAAGGTGACAAGGCATTATCTTGGTAATCCCATCCTCAGCTTACCTATTAAGCCAGTCTGGTTCTAATAGAAAGCAGCAGTCAATCTCTTAACTGAAGTTTCCGCGAAATTCATCAAGCCACCATGCGTAATAACACGGCTACGATAGAATTTATTGGGGAGTTGCTGGGTTTAGGGCAAAGCCTAACAAAATCCTCATTAAGTGCGGCTTCAGCAATAATGTGTCGAACATCAGAAAAGGCAAAACTGGTTCGACCTTTAACTTTATGCCGACGCTCTGGGTCTGCTTTTAATTTATCAGCATAAATCCAAGCCAGGGTAGAAGCCATTAAGCAAAAGTTCAAGTGATTGATGACAGCCGCCGCTTTGCGGCATTGCGCCGATTGGCTGCCTATGTCTTGCTTCAGTTCTTTAAAGCCAGATTCTATTTTCCAACGTGCGCCATAAAATTCAATGATTTGATTCACCGACAACGTCAGATCTGTGGTAAACAAGGCTATCCATTGGGTTTTACGATACACCCAAACAACGCGAACAGAACATTTAAGTGTTTTTAGCACCACCACTTGATCATAGGCAGACACCTGACGCGTTTTACCGTAGAGTTCAACGGTATAGTTCTTTGCTAAAGAGACAAATTGTTTGGCTATCTCAGCCGTAGAACCGATACGCTTGCCGTACTTGGCAGGACGACCACGCTTGTTTTCTTTCGATTCGACGAGTTGATTATACAACACGTTGTTGCTCCGTAATCGAGATAGAATATGGAAGCGTAACCCTAAACATTTTCGTACGGGTTGCCATACACTATAGTTACCGAACCAACTATCCATGACAGCCAGCACAGGGGTGTTTGGAAAGTGTTGGCTTATGCCGATCAACATATGGCAGGCCTGTTCAAGTTTTGATTGAAAAGGCACAGGCTGATCTTTGATTCTGGCATTTTTCGAGTTTGCCGTTAGGGTTTTTTGCGCAATGTAAAATCGAAAATCCATGAATAAGCAACCCCAGCGGCCTTTGATGCGTTTAAGTAAACCAACGGCAACAATATTTTGAGCCCAAGGATATTGGCTTTGGTTTGTTTTGGCAGCATGATCAAATACTGTATCGCAAGCAAAGATATGGGTTCCTGATTTAGGGTTAATGGTGTCATCCAAAGCCAATAATAATCGTCCATCTGTTTCGGGTGATGGAATTAATCCCCAAATAGTTTGCCAAACACGCTGCCACGGCAAAGTGCTGGATGCCATAAACGTATAAAAACGCTTTTGGTTAAGGTCAATGCCAAATAAGGTGGTAAGACAGCGATAGCAGTTTGAGGTAATCGACGAGGTGAATGGGATGATAATGGAAAGCAGCGTATAGATGAATAATGAGGACCGCTCTTTGCCTAGTTCAGAGTGGCTAAATTGGGCTTGTAAGGGTTGTGTTATATCGCGTAAAATGAACATGAATGAGGTCTTTTTATTTGTCTAATCAAAGCGTTAGGAACTTTCATTATACAGTAAAACTTGATCTCATTCACTATCAAAGTATTGTTTTTTAAGGAAAATAAACAATTAATGTCTAACGTATATGATTAGTCGACAAGCGCCTAACATCAAAAGCAATTCTTTATAAACACTCGCAAAGCCTTCTAACAATCTACAAATTTTTGGGAAACTTCAGTCTCTTAATTAACCGATACATAGTCCAAGCCCAAACCAAACCGGCAAAACTTCCCATGCTTTAGCCTTGCAACAGGTATAAAATGCGGTTTTTATTTTTTCTGTGGTTAAACTATGGCATGGCATCAGCTTTCGGTGATAACGGATGAATCTACCGCACCGGAACTTTCGGATTTTTTTAGTGAATTAGGTGCCGTTTCGGTCACCTTCAGTGACGCAGAAGATGAGCCGGTTTATGAACCCGCTATCGATCAGACTATCATTTGGAGCAATACCAAAGTCACGGCACTGTTCGAACTGGACACCGATCCTGATGTAGTGCATACCCTGGTATTCAATCAGTTCATCGGTCAACCGCTGGATGGCTGGAATGCCGAAGTACTGCTGGATCAAGCCTGGGAGCGGGCCTGGATGGAGCATTACAAACCTATGAAGTTTGCCGATAAACTCTGGGTGTGTCCCACCGGGCAGGAACGTCACGAAGCCGGCACGATATGCATGACTTTAGATCCCGGTTTGGCCTTTGGCACCGGTACCCACCCAACCACCGCCTTATGTCTGGAATGGCTGGCCAGTCACGATTTGCAGGACAAAGTGGTTGTCGATTACGGCTGTGGCTCCGGCATATTGGCGGTTGCCGCCTTATTGTTGGGAGCCAAACATGTTCACGCTCTGGACATAGATCCGCAAGCTATAACTGCCAGCCGCGACAATGCCGAAAAAAATCAAGTCCAAGACCGCATCAGTTATTATTTGCCGGAGCAATTTGATGTTTTGACCGCTGATATTGTGGTTGCCAATATTCTAGCCAAGCCATTGATAGAGCTGGCCGGCCCTATTAGCGCCTTGGTTAAAGACGGCGGTAAGCTGGTGTTATCCGGTATACTCAAACAACAGGCCGGTGAAGTGGCGGCCAGCTATCGTCAATTGGGCCTGAATGTCCTCGGCACCTATGGTCGTGAAGACTGGTGCCGTATCGATGCCGAGCAAAAAACGGCCTAAATCTTAATTCTGGTTCGGCTTTATACCGCAGCTAAACCGCGGCTCCTGAATAGCACCTACCCCTATGGTTAAACCTGCAAGACATGAGTTATCCCCAGTTATTTCTGCAAAAACACGAAGATAAACGCCTGCGTCAAGGGCATTTATGGGTATTCAGCAATGAAGTGGATACCGGTCGTAGTCCGCTCAGCCAGTTTGCGCCTGGTGATCTGGTTAGCGTCCACGACCATGCCGGCAAGGCGCTGGGTGTGGCTTATGTCAATCCCAATGCCCTGATCTGCGCCCGGCTGTTATCCAGAAAACCCGCCGCTGCCATCGGCGAAAAATTCTTTACCGCCAGGCTCAGCGCCGCACTGGAATTACGCCAGCGCTTGTTCGAACAGCCTTATTACCGGCTGGTATTTGCAGAAAGCGATGGTCTGCCGGGTTTAGTGATAGATCGGTTTGGGCAGGTATTATCAGTACAGATCACCACTGCCGGTATGGAAAAGCACAAGGATTTGCTGATTGATATTCTGTTAAAACTGCTCAATCCGACGGCAATATTGTTAAAAAATGACACCAGTCAGCGCCAATTGGAAAATTTAAGTCTGGAACCGGTGCTGGCCTATGGTGATTTGGCGGATACCCTGGAAATAATCGAAAATAACTGCCGTTTCCATATTAATGTCGCAGATGGTCAAAAAACCGGCTGGTTTTACGATCACCGCCTGGGCCGCGCTCAGTTTGCTCAGTGGGCGCAAGGTCTTAAAGTGCTGGATTTGTTTAGTTACGCTGGCGGCTGGGGGATTCCCGCTGCCGTAGCCGGCGCCGTCGAAGTCACCTGTGTGGACAGCTCGGAAAGCGCGTTGGCTCTGGCTGGACAAAGCGCGGTTTTGAACGGCGTGCAAGATAAAATGCAATTCATCAAAGCGGATGTGTTTGAATTTCTTAAGCAGCAGGTCGAGCAAAACCAGCGTTATGATGCTGTAGTGTTGGATCCACCGGCACTGATCAAACGCAAAAAAGATTTCAAGGCTGGATATGAAGCCTATCGCCGCCTCAATCATCTGGCCTTGCAGGTTCTGAATAATCAAGGCCTGTTGGTCTCAGCTTCCTGCTCACATCATTTAAGCAGAGACAATCTGCACGAAATTCTCCGCTCATCCGCGCGCCACATCGACCGGCATTTGGTGATATTAGCCACCGGCGGCCAAGGTCCGGATCATCCCATTCATCCTGCTTTACCCGAAAGTGAATATTTAAAAACCTATTTTTGTGCGGTTTCCAGCCGTTTTTAATAGAAGTATGCAAAAGTATGTATTTCCCTGTACCCTGTGCCAACAGCCGGTATTGCTGACAGACTTTGTCTTGCATGATCACAACGATCAAAAACAATTCTGTTGCCAAGCCTGTCTGAGTGTATTTCAATTACTTAATCCCGAACTAACAATAATTAAACAACCCGTGGAGAAATTATTATGAAAGCTTGCGAATCCTGTCATGAGCGCGTCAATATCGGCTGCCACCATAAGCAACAACCGGTAATTGCCAGAGCTATAGGCTTACTGTTTATCTATCTGCCTATCCTGACTTTGCCGTTCGTGATCAGCAGCGCCTATCTGACTTACTGGAGTCTGAAGTTGGTCGGCGCCGAGAATGTGAAAAAGTGGGGTGATTACCTACCCAGCCGGGCGAGCCACCGCTATAATTTAAAAAACCAGATCACCATGGATGGCTCGTTCAAGTTCAGCATGGCCCAATCCAAACTGTTCTGGATACTCAATTGCACCTGGTACTGTCCATATAGCGTTGCGCTGTTTGAATGGCACGCCTATCTGGTCAAAGTGGTTGAAAACTGGTGGTGCCCATTTGGTCATGATCGTAAAGACAGCTATGTTGACGGTGCTATTGACCAGTCTTTCTGGCATATCTACCCGGAAGAAAAAGCCAAATTAACCGAAGCAGATAAAAATAATCCCATTTTTACCAGCGACAAGGTTGAATAATCATTAGTATTATATAATGCCCCGTGCTCGTGTAGTGCGGGGCGCGCGGCATCCACATCGTCCAGTGCTTTACCATGTAGTGTTAATCCTGGCCGCACATGATTTTTTACCTATTTGACAACGGAACAGTCTTACCATGACCTCTTTAAAACAGGCTCACACACCGCTCAACCCTTATATTATCTGGTTGCTATGGGGCATCGCTCTGGTTTTGCTGGGGTTGGTGTTTCGGGTCGGTATAGAAGAAATGGTCGATGTCTGGTTTAATGTCGAAGAATATAGTCATGGCTTTTTTATCCCCTGCATCAGCATCTATTTTCTCTGGTTAAGACGTAGTGAATTTCACCCGGTATCAGGTTTCAAAGACTCACTTGCCGGTTTGGGCCTGCTGCTGCTGGGTTTATTGATATTCGTGCCGGGTAGTTTGGCCGCCTTGTACGCGCTGGAGCAATATGCATTTCTAATCGCTTTTACCGGTCTGTTTGGTGTGGTGTTTGGTGTGCGTGGTTTGCGGATTGCAGCCATCCCATTGTTGTTTATGGTGTTTATGGTGCCGTTTCCGGCATTTATCATTAGTACCATCTCCTCCAAGCTGCAGTTGATATCCTCCTGGTTTGGCGTCGAATTCATTCGTGCCTGCAATATCATGGTCTATCTGGAAGGTAATGTCATTGATCTGGGGGTCTATAAACTTCAGGTGGTCGATGCCTGCAGCGGTTTGCGTTACCTGTTTCCTTTAGCTAGTCTGGCGTTTTTATGCGCCTATCTGTTTCATGGCCCTCTCTGGCAAAAATGGCTGATCTTTCTGTCATCTGCACCGCTGACCATTTTTATGAACAGCTTTCGTATCGGTGTAATAGGTGTCTTGGTTAACAGCTGGGGTACGGAAATGGCCGAAGGCTTTTTACATGACTTTGAAGGTTGGGCGGTATTTTTGTTGTGCATGGTATTGCTGTTTATTGAAATGTGGATCTTCAGCCGCATTAGCGGTAATAAAGTCCCTATCAACGAACTGGTGCAGATTCCTGATAACTGGTCAGGCGCACCTGCCGCGCCCAGCGGCCCTATCGTACTTAATCGCTCATTTTACGCGGTTCTGCTGTTGCTGTTGTTGGCTGCGGGCGTTTCGGAAAACTTTAAGGGCAGGGGAGACGACATCATCCCCCAGCGTAAAGCCTATATTAATTTCCCCAATCAAGTCGGTAACTGGCAGGGTAAAAACGATTATCTGGGTCAGGATTATTTGGATCAGCTTAAATTAACCGATTACGTAATCATGAATTACGCCCAGCCGCAAACTCGCAATGGTGTCAATTTTTACGCTGCCTATTACCAATCCCAACGTAAAGGCGCCACCATCCACTCACCGCGCAGTTGCATACCAGGTGGCGGCTGGCAAATCAGCCAGATCCGCGAAGTGGACTTTCCGGCATTAAGCCTGGATGGTCAAACCTTAAAACTGAACCGGGCTATCATCGAAAAAGACGAAACCCGGCAATTGGTGTACTTCTGGTTCGCCCAGCGCGGTCGTGACATCACCAATGAATACTTGGCCAAATGGTACTTGATCTATGATGCTATTACCATGAACCGTACCGATGGCTCGTTGATCAGGATTATTACCAATATAGACCGCATTGAAGGCGAAGAAGCGGCCGAACAACGCCTACAGGTATTTTTGAAAGACATCCTGCCGGTATTGCCGCCCTTTGTGCCCGGTCAAAATATTGTTGCTACGCATTAATCGATTTATTTTAGAATTGAGCTAATGCTGTCGGGATAAAATGGGACTGCCCCTGACTATTTCCGTTACGAGCCAGGGGCTGGATTGTTGTCAATTTCTAATTAAATTACCTAGTGGTTGACCACCATTACTTTGACGGAAGCGTCAGAGGATGTGCCGATTCTGGATGTGCGCTGCGATTGATGCGCATCACTATTCAGCGCATCCTACGCCATATCCGTCAAAATAAGATTGGTTGGTTACTAGGTTGTAAAGTCAGTAGCAAAGTCTGTTATAAATGACTATACTAGGCTTAGGTTCATCCGCTTAAAGCTAGATAATCTAATGATATTCACGCTATTATGCCAAGCAAAAAATCGATCAGTTTATTTGTTACCTATGCACGGGAAGACGAAATTTATCGTAAAGAACTGGCAAAGTGGCTGAAGCCATTGCAGCAGCAAGGCTTGATTGGCATATCGAATCATAAGGCCATATTATCCGGCGAGTATCGGGAAAATCACATTGACTACCATCTGGAAACAGCCGATCTGGTTTTGCTGCTGATCAGTCCAGACTTCATCGATTCCGATTATTGTTATCAAAATGAAATGCAAAGAGCCATTCAGCGTCACGAGCGGGGTGAATGCGTAGTGGTATTGATTTTCTTGCGCTGTACCGATATCGCTACTACCCCGCTTGCCAAGCTGCAAGTTTTGCCTACCGATTTAAAGCCGGTAAAAAGCTGGTCAGATTTGGATGAGGCATTCCATAATATTACTCAAGGTTTAAGCAAGCTTATCCAGCGCTTGCAGGTCCTGTCACACTTCAAATCGTCAACCGTTAGTCATAACACTCAATCTTTAACCGACCACAACGCGGCTATTGATAAAGTTCGGCTGTATGGGGAAATTACCCGCATTCTTACAGGTACCGAGCGGCACGAATTGCAATGGCTAACAGGCGTCGTGAAAGAATATGCCCCTAATCTGCTGGCTACTTTAACGCCAGACAAGCCAGTCTGGGCTGAACAAATGGGCGCCGATCAATTTGGTCCTTATGCCGTATTCATATTCAACGGCATAAAGCAAATCTTCCGCTGGATCAAGCCGGGCGAGTTTATGATGGGCTCGCCACCGCATGAGGACAAACGTTATGATGACGAAGATCTGCATCAGGTGACGATCAGCCAAGGTTTCTGGATTGCTGATACTGCTGTTACTCAGGCATTTTGGCGCGCAGTCATGGGTGCTAATCCCTGTCATTTTCGGGATAACTCTTTAAATCCGATGGACAGTGTCAGTTGGTTGGATGTGCAGGAATTCATACAGCGGTTAATTGCGTTTTACCATGGTCTGCCGGTGAGTTTGCCCAGTGAAGCCCAATGGGAATACGCCTGTCGGGCCGGTACCATTTCCCCGTTTTCTCTGGGGGAAAATATCACCCCGCTACTGGTTAATTATAACGGCATTAAGCCATATGCTGGCGCGGATCATGGTTTAAATAGAAAAAGAACTGTGCCCGTCAAATCCCTGCCTCCAAATGCCTGGGGTTTATATGAAATGCACGGCAATGTCTGGGAATGGTGCCAGGACAATTGGCAAGAACATTTAGCAGTCGCAATCGCAGTCGACATCGATATGTCTTCAGAAGAACGAGATCGGCGGGTGTTGCGTGGTGGCTCTTGGCTTAGTGGTGGAGTGCTCTGCCGCTCAGCTTACCGTTGTTACTGGCATCAGGGGCTACGCAACTCAAGTGCGGGCTTTCGACTGGTGTTAAACCAATAGCAAATCAAATTGACTGCGTCATTAATTAATGGCCGATTGTGTAAAGAATTTTAGATTGTATCTGTCATATGTGCCGACAACACCGGTCTGCATAATTGTGCTTTAGTCCGTCCTTAGCCATTCTCTCAAAAAACATTTCCGATAAGTTATTGATCTTAAAAGTAGGGCTAAAATAAATTCACAAAGTCGTCAAAAAGGGGTTGCCGAAGGCAAAATTCCCCGTATAATGGGCGGCTCTTCAGCGGTGATTGATTCCTGGAATCGAACAGCGGTGGGGCGAGACGAACAGGTTTTCAGTGTTGTTAAGTAACGGTTTTAATTGAGGTTGTTGCTTAATAGTCGGGTGTTGGTTTTCGGTCGTTGGGTGATGAGGTAGTGAGTTTTTAATGCCGAATCGCACATCACTTCTGAAAAAAAACGCTTGACTGAAATAAGAAAGGCTGTATAATTTGTCGGCTCAACGGGGCGAAAGCCTCAGCTCTTTAACAACCGAATCGAAATAATTTGTGTGGGTATGTGTCGAGATTTAAGCTTTGCTTAATAGAAAGATCGACACAGAGAGACACGTCAATTTAGCAGTACAGACGCTCTGTCGTCGAGCCAAGAGATTGGACACTAATCTTATTTAGTGTCAGTTGAAATTAAACTGAAGAGTTTGATCATGGCTCAGATTGAACGCTGGCGGTATGCTTAACACATGCAAGTCGAACGGTAGCAGGCCTTCGGGCGCTGACGAGTGGCGGACGGGTGAGTAATGCATAGGAATCTGCCTCATAGTGGGGGATAACGTGGGGAAACTCACGCTAATACCGCATACGACCTACGGGTGAAAGCGGGGGACCTTCGGGCCTCGCGCTATGAGATGAGCCTATGTTGGATTAGCTAGTTGGTAGGGTAATGGCCTACCAAGGCGACGATCCATAGCTGGTCTGAGAGGATGATCAGCCACACTGGGACTGAGACACGGCCCAGACTCCTACGGGAGGCAGCAGTGGGGAATATTGGACAATGGGCGGAAGCCTGATCCAGCAATACCGCGTGTGTGAAGAAGGCCTGAGGGTTGTAAAGCACTTTCAATGGGAAGGAATACCTATCGGCGAATACCCGGTAGACTGACATTACCCATACAAGAAGCACCGGCTAACTCCGTGCCAGCAGCCGCGGTAATACGGAGGGTGCAAGCGTTAATCGGAATTACTGGGCGTAAAGCGTGCGTAGGCGGTGATTTAAGTCAGATGTGAAAGCCCTGGGCTTAACCTGGGAACTGCATTTGATACTGGGTCACTAGAGTTGAGTAGAGGAGAGTGGAATTTCAGGTGTAGCGGTGAAATGCGTAGAGATCTGAAGGAACAC
Coding sequences within it:
- a CDS encoding class I SAM-dependent rRNA methyltransferase, with the protein product MSYPQLFLQKHEDKRLRQGHLWVFSNEVDTGRSPLSQFAPGDLVSVHDHAGKALGVAYVNPNALICARLLSRKPAAAIGEKFFTARLSAALELRQRLFEQPYYRLVFAESDGLPGLVIDRFGQVLSVQITTAGMEKHKDLLIDILLKLLNPTAILLKNDTSQRQLENLSLEPVLAYGDLADTLEIIENNCRFHINVADGQKTGWFYDHRLGRAQFAQWAQGLKVLDLFSYAGGWGIPAAVAGAVEVTCVDSSESALALAGQSAVLNGVQDKMQFIKADVFEFLKQQVEQNQRYDAVVLDPPALIKRKKDFKAGYEAYRRLNHLALQVLNNQGLLVSASCSHHLSRDNLHEILRSSARHIDRHLVILATGGQGPDHPIHPALPESEYLKTYFCAVSSRF
- a CDS encoding SUMF1/EgtB/PvdO family nonheme iron enzyme, giving the protein MPSKKSISLFVTYAREDEIYRKELAKWLKPLQQQGLIGISNHKAILSGEYRENHIDYHLETADLVLLLISPDFIDSDYCYQNEMQRAIQRHERGECVVVLIFLRCTDIATTPLAKLQVLPTDLKPVKSWSDLDEAFHNITQGLSKLIQRLQVLSHFKSSTVSHNTQSLTDHNAAIDKVRLYGEITRILTGTERHELQWLTGVVKEYAPNLLATLTPDKPVWAEQMGADQFGPYAVFIFNGIKQIFRWIKPGEFMMGSPPHEDKRYDDEDLHQVTISQGFWIADTAVTQAFWRAVMGANPCHFRDNSLNPMDSVSWLDVQEFIQRLIAFYHGLPVSLPSEAQWEYACRAGTISPFSLGENITPLLVNYNGIKPYAGADHGLNRKRTVPVKSLPPNAWGLYEMHGNVWEWCQDNWQEHLAVAIAVDIDMSSEERDRRVLRGGSWLSGGVLCRSAYRCYWHQGLRNSSAGFRLVLNQ
- the xrtD gene encoding VPLPA-CTERM-specific exosortase XrtD yields the protein MTSLKQAHTPLNPYIIWLLWGIALVLLGLVFRVGIEEMVDVWFNVEEYSHGFFIPCISIYFLWLRRSEFHPVSGFKDSLAGLGLLLLGLLIFVPGSLAALYALEQYAFLIAFTGLFGVVFGVRGLRIAAIPLLFMVFMVPFPAFIISTISSKLQLISSWFGVEFIRACNIMVYLEGNVIDLGVYKLQVVDACSGLRYLFPLASLAFLCAYLFHGPLWQKWLIFLSSAPLTIFMNSFRIGVIGVLVNSWGTEMAEGFLHDFEGWAVFLLCMVLLFIEMWIFSRISGNKVPINELVQIPDNWSGAPAAPSGPIVLNRSFYAVLLLLLLAAGVSENFKGRGDDIIPQRKAYINFPNQVGNWQGKNDYLGQDYLDQLKLTDYVIMNYAQPQTRNGVNFYAAYYQSQRKGATIHSPRSCIPGGGWQISQIREVDFPALSLDGQTLKLNRAIIEKDETRQLVYFWFAQRGRDITNEYLAKWYLIYDAITMNRTDGSLIRIITNIDRIEGEEAAEQRLQVFLKDILPVLPPFVPGQNIVATH